The Lysobacter enzymogenes genome window below encodes:
- the cyoB gene encoding cytochrome o ubiquinol oxidase subunit I, with protein sequence MSDQSNLAKLIFGRLTWDAIPLHEPILLATFAMVAIGGIAVLALLTRYKLWGYLWSEWFTSIDHKKIGIMYIVLGLIMLMRGFADAIMMRMQQAMAFGDNAGFLPPHHYDQIFTAHGVIMIFFVAMPLVTGFMNYVVPLQIGARDVAFPFLNNFSFWMTACGAGLVMVSLFVGEFSTAGWLAYPPLSGIAYSPSVGVDYYIWALQIAGVGTLLSGVNLIATIVKMRAPGMSMMKMPVFTWTSLCTNVLIVAAFPVLTAVLVLLSLDRYAGTNFFTNDLGGNPMMYVNLIWIWGHPEVYILILPCFGIFSEIVATYSGKRLFGYASMVYATVVITILSYLVWLHHFFTMGSGASVNSFFGITTMIISIPTGAKIFNWLFTMYRGRIRFEVPMLWTVGFMVTFTIGGMTGVLLAVPPADFVLHNSLFLIAHFHNVIIGGVLFGLFAGINFWWPKAFGFKLDPFWGKCSFWFWQIGFFFAFMPLYVLGLMGVTRRMSHFDDPSIQIWFVIAAFGAALIAIGIACMLIQIFVSIRNREKLRDPTGDPWQGRTLEWSTSSPPPAYNFAFTPVVHDNDAWHDMKQRGFQRPTSGFIPIHMPKNTAAGLVIALLSTVCAFALIWQMWLVAGAFFAAMLIATIVHTFNYKRDFYIPADEVADTEGKRTQQLAAAHV encoded by the coding sequence ATGTCTGACCAATCCAACCTCGCCAAGCTGATCTTCGGCCGGCTCACCTGGGACGCGATCCCGCTGCACGAGCCGATCCTGCTCGCGACCTTCGCCATGGTCGCGATCGGCGGCATCGCCGTGCTCGCGCTGCTGACCCGCTACAAGCTCTGGGGCTATCTCTGGAGCGAGTGGTTCACCAGCATCGACCACAAGAAGATCGGCATCATGTACATCGTGCTGGGGCTGATCATGCTGATGCGCGGCTTCGCCGACGCGATCATGATGCGCATGCAGCAGGCGATGGCGTTCGGCGACAACGCCGGCTTCCTGCCGCCGCACCACTACGACCAGATCTTCACCGCCCACGGCGTGATCATGATCTTCTTCGTGGCGATGCCGCTGGTGACGGGCTTCATGAACTACGTGGTGCCGCTGCAGATCGGCGCGCGCGACGTGGCGTTCCCGTTCCTCAACAACTTCAGCTTCTGGATGACCGCCTGCGGCGCCGGCCTGGTGATGGTGTCGCTGTTCGTCGGCGAGTTCTCCACCGCCGGCTGGCTGGCCTACCCGCCGCTGTCGGGCATCGCCTACAGCCCCAGCGTCGGCGTCGACTACTACATATGGGCGCTGCAGATCGCCGGCGTTGGCACCCTGCTCTCGGGCGTCAACCTGATCGCGACCATCGTCAAGATGCGCGCGCCGGGCATGAGCATGATGAAGATGCCGGTGTTCACCTGGACTTCGCTGTGCACCAACGTGCTGATCGTGGCCGCGTTCCCGGTGCTGACCGCAGTGCTGGTGCTGCTCTCGCTCGACCGCTACGCCGGCACCAACTTCTTCACGAACGATCTGGGCGGCAACCCCATGATGTACGTGAACCTGATCTGGATCTGGGGCCACCCGGAGGTCTACATCCTGATCCTGCCGTGCTTCGGCATCTTCTCCGAGATCGTCGCCACCTACAGCGGCAAGCGCCTGTTCGGCTATGCCTCGATGGTGTACGCGACCGTGGTCATCACGATCCTGTCCTACCTGGTGTGGCTGCACCACTTCTTCACCATGGGCTCGGGCGCGAGCGTCAACTCGTTCTTCGGCATCACCACGATGATCATCTCGATCCCGACGGGCGCGAAGATCTTCAACTGGCTGTTCACCATGTACCGCGGCCGCATCCGCTTCGAGGTGCCGATGCTGTGGACGGTGGGCTTCATGGTCACCTTCACCATCGGCGGCATGACCGGCGTGCTGCTGGCGGTGCCGCCGGCCGACTTCGTCCTGCACAACAGCCTGTTCCTGATCGCCCACTTCCACAACGTCATCATCGGCGGCGTGCTGTTCGGCCTGTTCGCCGGCATCAACTTCTGGTGGCCCAAGGCGTTCGGCTTCAAGCTCGATCCGTTCTGGGGCAAGTGCTCGTTCTGGTTCTGGCAGATCGGCTTCTTCTTCGCCTTCATGCCGCTGTACGTGCTCGGCCTGATGGGCGTGACCCGGCGCATGAGCCACTTCGACGATCCCTCGATCCAGATCTGGTTCGTCATCGCCGCCTTCGGCGCCGCGCTGATCGCGATCGGCATCGCCTGCATGCTGATCCAGATCTTCGTCAGCATCCGCAACCGCGAGAAGCTGCGCGACCCGACCGGCGACCCGTGGCAGGGCCGCACCCTGGAGTGGTCGACCTCGTCGCCGCCGCCGGCGTACAACTTCGCGTTCACCCCGGTGGTGCACGACAACGACGCCTGGCACGACATGAAGCAGCGCGGCTTCCAGCGTCCGACCTCGGGCTTCATCCCGATCCACATGCCCAAGAACACCGCCGCCGGCCTGGTCATCGCCCTGCTCAGCACCGTCTGCGCGTTCGCGTTGATCTGGCAGATGTGGCTGGTCGCCGGCGCGTTCTTCGCGGCGATGCTGATCGCGACCATCGTCCACACCTTCAACTACAAGCGCGACTTCTACATTCCGGCCGACGAAGTGGCCGACACCGAAGGCAAGCGCACGCAACAACTGGCCGCCGCCCATGTCTGA
- the cyoA gene encoding ubiquinol oxidase subunit II translates to MNAIKSLLRPLLLACALLPLAGCNTLLLNAPGDVARQQGDLIIVSTVLMLLIIVPVIALTLFFAWRYRASNSEATYKPDWDHSTQLELLIWAAPLLIIVVLGAITWVSTHTLDPYRPLDRIKAGQPVAADVKPLEIEVVALDWKWLFLYPEQNIATVNEIAAPVDRPIKFKITASSVMNSFYIPALAGQIYAMPGMETQLHAVMNHPGQYDGFSANYSGHGFSHMRFKFHGMDQAGFDKWVESNRASGQTLERAGYLELEKPSEKEPVRRFAAVAPGLYHAILNRCVDSSKMCMDEMMMIDANGGLGNSANALAPRRRGDLRGGPVVLSAMCVTEPSATPNWGVANLAP, encoded by the coding sequence ATGAACGCAATCAAGTCCCTACTCCGTCCGCTGCTCCTGGCCTGCGCGCTGCTGCCGCTGGCCGGCTGCAACACGCTCCTTCTGAACGCGCCCGGCGACGTCGCGCGCCAGCAAGGCGATCTGATCATCGTCTCCACCGTGCTGATGCTGCTGATCATCGTGCCGGTGATCGCGCTGACGCTGTTCTTCGCCTGGCGCTACCGCGCGTCGAACTCCGAGGCGACCTACAAGCCCGACTGGGACCACTCGACCCAGCTCGAGCTGCTGATTTGGGCCGCGCCCTTGCTGATCATCGTCGTGCTCGGCGCGATCACCTGGGTCAGCACCCACACCCTGGATCCGTACCGCCCGCTCGACCGGATCAAGGCCGGCCAGCCGGTCGCCGCCGACGTCAAGCCGCTGGAGATCGAAGTGGTGGCGCTGGACTGGAAGTGGCTGTTCCTCTATCCCGAGCAGAACATCGCCACGGTCAACGAGATCGCCGCGCCGGTCGACCGTCCGATCAAGTTCAAGATCACCGCCTCCTCGGTCATGAACTCGTTCTACATCCCCGCCCTGGCCGGCCAGATCTACGCCATGCCGGGCATGGAAACCCAACTGCACGCGGTCATGAACCACCCGGGCCAGTACGACGGCTTCTCGGCCAACTACAGCGGCCACGGCTTCTCGCACATGCGCTTCAAGTTCCACGGCATGGACCAGGCCGGCTTCGATAAGTGGGTCGAGAGCAACCGCGCCAGCGGCCAGACCCTGGAACGCGCCGGCTACCTGGAACTGGAAAAGCCCAGCGAGAAGGAACCGGTGCGCCGCTTTGCTGCGGTCGCGCCGGGCCTGTACCACGCGATCCTCAACCGCTGCGTCGACTCGTCGAAGATGTGCATGGACGAGATGATGATGATCGACGCCAACGGCGGGCTCGGCAACAGCGCCAACGCGCTGGCGCCGCGCCGGCGCGGCGATCTGCGCGGCGGCCCGGTGGTGCTCTCGGCGATGTGCGTCACCGAACCGTCCGCCACCCCGAACTGGGGCGTGGCCAACCTGGCCCCCTGA
- a CDS encoding MFS transporter, with protein sequence MQTPNHAHPHASGPDSSTVSVHGTDSHAEVAPGDIAVGVVIGRASEYFDFFVYGIASALVFPSVFFPHLGKLEGTLWSFAIFALAFISRPFGTVLFMWIQRRWDRSTKLTVALFLLGTCTAGIAFLPGFAKIGALSLVLLSVFRLGQGIALGGSWDGLPSLLALNAPKERRGWYAMLGQLGAPVGFIIAAALFAYLSTALSRADFLDWGWRYPFFAAFALNVVALFARLRLVVTHEYERELGEQQLEPTPVLELFSAKGRHVVIGAFAALASYALFHIVTIFPLSWIVLYSDQSVTQFLVVQIVGATLAAGAVVASGWIADKFGRPRTLAALAAAIAMFSGFAPTLLGSGEVGQDVFILVGFVLLGLSYGQAAGSVTANFGAKYRYTGAALTSDLAWLIGAAFAPLVALGLCAHFGLAFVGVYLLSGAVCTMVALGVNRALKLRS encoded by the coding sequence ATGCAAACGCCCAATCACGCACATCCCCACGCTTCCGGGCCCGATTCCTCGACCGTCTCGGTGCACGGCACCGACTCGCACGCCGAGGTCGCGCCGGGCGACATCGCGGTCGGCGTGGTCATCGGCCGCGCTTCGGAATACTTCGACTTCTTCGTCTACGGCATCGCCTCGGCGCTGGTGTTCCCGTCGGTGTTCTTCCCGCACCTGGGCAAGCTCGAAGGCACGCTATGGTCGTTCGCGATCTTCGCCCTGGCCTTCATCTCGCGTCCGTTCGGCACCGTGTTGTTCATGTGGATCCAGCGCCGCTGGGACCGCAGCACCAAGCTGACCGTCGCGCTGTTCCTGCTCGGCACCTGCACCGCCGGCATCGCCTTCCTGCCGGGCTTCGCCAAGATCGGCGCGCTGTCGCTGGTGCTGCTGTCGGTGTTCCGGCTCGGCCAGGGCATCGCCCTGGGCGGCAGCTGGGACGGCCTGCCGTCGCTGCTGGCGCTGAACGCGCCGAAGGAACGCCGCGGCTGGTACGCGATGCTCGGCCAGCTCGGCGCGCCGGTCGGCTTCATCATCGCCGCGGCGCTGTTCGCTTATCTGAGCACCGCGCTGTCGCGCGCCGACTTCCTCGACTGGGGCTGGCGCTATCCGTTCTTCGCCGCGTTCGCGCTGAACGTGGTGGCGCTGTTCGCGCGCCTGCGCCTGGTGGTCACCCACGAATACGAGCGCGAGCTCGGCGAGCAGCAGCTCGAGCCGACGCCGGTGCTGGAACTGTTCAGCGCCAAGGGCCGCCACGTCGTCATCGGCGCGTTCGCCGCGCTCGCCAGCTATGCGCTGTTCCATATCGTCACGATCTTCCCGCTGTCGTGGATCGTGCTGTATTCCGACCAGTCGGTGACCCAGTTCCTGGTCGTGCAGATCGTCGGCGCGACCCTGGCCGCCGGCGCGGTGGTCGCGTCGGGCTGGATCGCCGACAAGTTCGGCCGTCCGCGCACCCTGGCCGCGCTGGCCGCGGCGATCGCGATGTTCAGCGGTTTCGCGCCGACCCTGCTGGGTTCGGGCGAGGTCGGGCAGGACGTCTTCATCCTGGTCGGTTTCGTCCTGCTCGGCCTGTCGTACGGCCAGGCGGCCGGTTCGGTGACCGCCAACTTCGGCGCCAAGTACCGCTACACCGGCGCCGCACTGACCTCCGACCTGGCTTGGCTGATCGGCGCCGCGTTCGCGCCGCTGGTGGCGCTGGGCCTGTGCGCGCACTTCGGCCTGGCCTTCGTCGGCGTGTACCTGCTGTCCGGCGCGGTGTGCACGATGGTCGCGCTGGGCGTGAACCGAGCCCTTAAGCTCAGAAGCTGA
- a CDS encoding pyridoxal phosphate-dependent decarboxylase family protein: MSSPPSPGRKTLPARGQPWSELHDTLSALRSADTDWRHGRDSLDVYYAGEDVLDVARRAYAMFISENARAPQFPSLQRMQEDLLQISLSLLGGGREAAGTVTIGGAESALLAVRSAYRAFRARRPQVRRPHLLVPASVHPVYEQAADMMGLELIRVAIGGDYRASVQTISQCIEAETMMIVASAPSLPFGTIDPIEALGRIARDRDVWLHVDACIGGFLAPHVARIVPAVPRFDLSLPGVRSLAADLHKFGYAANGVSVLLYADADDQAHQLFEYDQWPKGLWRSQTLSGTLAGGAVASAWAVMHYLGETGYRTLAQRVMHLRDRYLEGIERIGGLHVLGQPDLSVIAFGSDEFDIHGIGDAMQARGWHISRLAAPAALHMTVTPVHDQAVEAYLDDLARCVLVARN, from the coding sequence ATGTCCTCGCCCCCTTCGCCAGGACGCAAGACCCTGCCCGCCCGCGGCCAACCCTGGAGCGAACTGCACGACACCCTGTCGGCGCTGCGCAGCGCCGACACCGACTGGCGCCACGGCCGCGATTCGCTGGACGTCTACTACGCCGGCGAGGACGTGCTCGACGTCGCCCGCCGCGCCTACGCGATGTTCATCAGCGAGAACGCGCGCGCGCCGCAGTTTCCGAGCCTGCAACGGATGCAGGAGGATCTGCTGCAGATCTCGCTGTCGCTGCTCGGCGGCGGCCGCGAGGCCGCCGGCACCGTCACCATCGGCGGCGCCGAGAGCGCGTTGCTGGCGGTGCGCAGCGCCTACCGCGCGTTCCGCGCGCGCCGGCCGCAGGTGCGCCGGCCGCACCTGCTGGTGCCGGCCAGCGTGCATCCGGTGTACGAACAGGCCGCCGACATGATGGGGCTGGAGCTGATCCGGGTCGCCATCGGCGGCGATTACCGCGCCAGCGTGCAGACCATCAGCCAGTGCATCGAGGCGGAGACGATGATGATCGTGGCCTCGGCGCCGTCGCTGCCGTTCGGCACGATCGATCCGATCGAGGCGCTGGGCCGGATCGCCCGCGACCGCGACGTGTGGCTGCACGTGGACGCCTGCATCGGCGGTTTCCTGGCGCCGCACGTGGCGCGGATCGTGCCGGCGGTGCCGCGCTTCGACCTGAGCCTGCCGGGCGTGCGCTCGCTCGCCGCCGACCTGCACAAGTTCGGCTACGCCGCCAACGGCGTGTCGGTGCTGCTGTACGCCGACGCCGACGACCAGGCCCACCAGTTGTTCGAATACGACCAGTGGCCCAAGGGTCTGTGGCGCAGCCAGACCCTGTCCGGCACCCTCGCCGGCGGCGCGGTCGCCTCGGCCTGGGCGGTCATGCACTACCTAGGCGAAACCGGCTACCGCACCCTGGCGCAGCGGGTCATGCACCTGCGCGACCGCTACCTGGAAGGGATCGAGCGCATCGGCGGCCTGCACGTGCTCGGCCAGCCGGACCTCAGCGTGATCGCGTTCGGTTCCGACGAATTCGACATCCACGGCATCGGCGATGCGATGCAGGCGCGCGGCTGGCACATCAGCCGTCTGGCCGCGCCGGCCGCGCTGCACATGACGGTGACGCCGGTGCACGATCAGGCGGTAGAAGCGTATCTGGACGATCTGGCGCGGTGCGTGCTGGTAGCTCGGAACTAG